The nucleotide window CCAAAAAAAAACAAATAACGCATTTCCCCTTATTCAACAGAGTTTTTCACGAGTTTTTCACATCAAAAAGCTACCAAACTGTTAATCAATTAAAATAATAAACTTTTTAGATAGTTTCAATAAAAGATGTATCTTTGCACCCTTAATTAATCGAGGTCGAGTACCTCAAAATTTAATCATACGATTATGTCAGTAAAAATTAGATTACAAAGACACGGAAAAAAAGGAAAACCTTTTTACTGGGTTGTAGCTGCAGATGCACGCTCAAAAAGAGATGGTAGATACCTTGAAAAAATTGGTACTTACAATCCAAACACAAATCCTGCAACTATCGAGTTGGACTTGGATAGCGCAGTAAAATGGTTGCACAACGGTGCTCAACCTACTGATACAGCTAAAGCTATTCTTTCTTACAAAGGAGCTTTATTGAAACACCACCTAGATGGAGGTATTCGTAAAGGTGCATTGACTCAAGAACAAGCTGATGCAAAATTAGCTGCTTGGTTAGAAGCTAAAGCTGGAAAAGTTGACGCCAAAAAAGATGGTTTGTCTAAAGCACAAGCTGATGCTAAAGCTAAAGCATTGAAAGCTGAACAAGAAGTAAACGCAAAACGTATTGCTGATGCTGCTGCTGCTCAAGCAGAAGCCGAAGCTGCTGCCGCTGCTACAGAAGAAGTTGTTGCTGAAGCTGAAGAAGCTCCTGCAGCAGAAGAAAATAACGAAACAACTGAAGCATAATTTAGTCGGCGACAATGCGTAAAGAAGATTGTTTCTATTTGGGCAAAATCGCCAAAAAATTTAGTTTCAAAGGAGAAGTCTTGGCTTATTTAGACACGGACGAACCTGAGTTATACGAAAACTTGGAATCAGTGTTTGTTGAATGCAACAAACACTTGGTTCCTTTTTTTATTGAAAACAGTTCTTTACACAAAAATGATTTCCTTAGAATCAGTTTTGAAGACATCAACACCGAAGAAGCTGCCGATGCCTTAATTGGGAACGACTTGTATCTTCCTTTAAAAATGTTACCCAAACTTTCGGGTAACAAATTTTACTTTCACGAAGTTATCGGCTTCGAAGTAGAAGACAAACGCCTGGGATATGTTGGTGATATCCAATCTATTAACGATACTACAGCGCAACCTCTTTTTGAAGTACTTAAAGACGGTACCGAAATCCTAATTCCTATGATTGACCATTTCCTAATTAAAGTTGATAGGGAAAACAAAAAAATCATCATGGATTTACCAGAAGGCCTTATTGAAATGTACCTTTAAATAAAATTCCAATATTTTAAATTCCAAATTCCAATCTCGAAAAGAGAAATTCAAAAAAAAATTCCAAACTCTAATTAAAGGAGAATTTTAACCAAAAGAAAGAAAAATCCGATTTTTTAATTTAAATTTGAAAAACAAAGACCTTTGAAAAATAAATAATCCACTCGTCTCTTTGTAATTTGAATTTTTTAAAATTGAGATTTAATAACTTATGGAAAAGCCATACGATCTAGAAGAAAGAACTTTTCTATTCGCTAAACAATGTAGGATCTATATTCAAAAACTTCCAAAAACAATTTCAAATATTGAAGATGGAAAACAATTAGTAAGATCCTCCGGCTCTGTAGGTGCTAACTACATTGAAGCAAACGAAAAACTAGGAGAAAAAGACTTAAACTTTCGTTTGAAAATAGCGAGAAAAGAAGCAAAAGAATCTAAATATTGGCTAAGATTATTACAAGAATTAAATCCAGAGTATAAAGAAAGCTCAGAAGCATTACTATTTGAAATTGAAGAGTTGAGAAAAATACTTTCAGCAATAATTACAAAAATAAATTCCAATACTAAAATTCCAAATTCCAAATAAAGGGGAAATACCAATATTTTAAAATTCCAAATCCCAATATAGGTAATAAATTTCGACACTTTAATTCAATTTCAAGGTTCAAAATCTATAATTAAGAATTAAGTTTGTATCCTAAAATTTCAGAATTAGTATTCCTCCTTTATTTGGAATGTTAGTATTGGAATTTCCCTTTCCAAGATTGGAATTTGGAATTTAAAAATATTGGAATTTTTATATTAAAATTATGTTTTCATTCAAAAAATTTGTTGTTGAACAAGATCGCTGTGCAATGAAAATTGGAACTGACGGTGTTTTACTCGGTGCTTGGACTCCCATAGAAAATAATCCTTTCAGCATTCTGGACATTGGAACGGGAACGGGAATCATTGCATTGATGCTAGCACAAAGAAGCCACGCTGAACAAATCGATGCTCTGGAAATTGACGATGAAGCATACGAACAAGCGACAGATAATTTTGAAAACTCTCCCTGGAGTGACCGATTATTTTGCTTTCACGCAGGCTTGGACGAATTTGTAGAAGAACCCGAAGATGAGTATGATTTAATCGTTTCGAATCCTCCTTTTTACAGCGAAGATTATAAAACTGAAAATGAACAAAGGGATTTGGCGCGTTTTCAGGACGCCATGCCTTTTGAAGATTTGATTGAAGCCGCAGCTTTATTACTTTCTGAAAACGGAATTTTCTCTGTTATTATCCCTTTCAAGGAAGAAGAAATTTTTTTGGCTCTTGCCGCAGCATACGAATTACATCCCATAAAAATTACACGCGTAAAAGGAACCCCGACTTCTGAGATTAAACGCAGTTTATTGGCTTTTTGCCGAAATGAAAATGACACTGTTCTAGAAGAAGAATTAACCATCGAAACCGCGAGACACATCTACACTCCAGAATACATCGAATTGACAAAAGACTTTTATCTGAAGATGTAAAATCGATTTAAAAAAAAATCATTTTCCTTATAAACGTCCTTTTCTTTTGGAAAAAATTTCTTTATAATTTTCCGATTTAACACTTAAAATTTTATCAAAAATGGTAAGTTTGAGCTAGCACATGAAAAGAAAAACTTTTTGTGTCAAAATTTAAAGAAATTAAATCCATGAAAACCCCCTTAACACTATTTCTTTTCTCATTTTCTCTAATTTTATTTGCACAAACACCTAGTATTTCGAACAAAAAATTTTCTCTTGGTAGCTATGGAAGAGCCGGAATAGCCTACTCTTTGGGCTCATCAAACAGCGAGTACCCACAAACTCTGAACTTAAACGGAATGGGATCCATCGGAGGTCGATTTGAAGAAAATGATTATTTTGAATTAGCTGCCGCCATGCACTTTGAACCAACTATTGCAGGTGCTGAAAAAACCAAAATAAATGTCCAGTCAAGATTTGCCTTCTACACCACTCAAGGTCAATTAATAGGCAATGTTTCCAACAAATCAATAGGTGGAATTACAACATCGCTACCAGAATTATACGCCGAAGCCAATAATATTATGGGAAGCGAATGGAGCGTGTGGTTGGGCGCAAGATTGAATCGCTATGATGATATACACATTATTGATCATTTTTATTTTGATGATCATTCTGGCCAAGGCATTGGAGTAAAACATAAAAACACTCAATTATCAGCTATTTTTACGGGTTCTATCGACACGACTTCTACACTACCTCCAAATTTTTATCTTAACATCGTCAATGGAACTCCAACACTGGGACTACGCAACAGATATGTCTGGATTTTGGAACACAGCATCCCCATCAACAAAGGGTATGTAAAATTACTTAGTGAATACCAAAGACTTCCCTCTGGAACTGCTCAAGGTCAGAACTCTTTTTATAATTATCCGGCTGATAACGGATATGTATTTGGAGCAAAATATTACAAGGGAATTTCAACAAAATTACCAGGTTCTTTTAATGCATTAAGTGCCCGATACGGAACAGGAATAGCCAATGGAGGAGATGGGGGAAGCAGCCGAACATACGTCACCTATGGTGGCCCGAACCTAGAAACCAATAGTTTCAAGAAAGCATATTCATTGGCACTTACCGAAACTTTTTTACTTAATATCAACAAAAATTATTCCCTGAATGGCTATGCTGTTTATACCAAAAGCAGAGGAGCCAGCGATAGCATAAACAAAACTCCCGATTATTTGGGCAAAAGATTATTGTTTAACCGAAAGCAGGATATCGCGTTGGGAGCAAGAGGAACTTGGTATATAAAAAACTGGTTGCATCTATTGCATGAATTCGATTTGGCCTGGCGAAAAGACGGCACACAAGACTTTGCACAAATGACTAAATTTACCCTAGCTCCAACATTAGTTCCAACTTCAGTGAGAGATGTTTGGGAAAGACCTCATTTTAGAATCGTATATAGTGTGGCGCGTTATAACAAATTTGCTGCCGACAATCTATATTCATCCTATCTTGCACAAAGTGGAACCAAAAGATGGGGACAATATATTGGTGCAAAAGTCGAATGGTGGATTTGGTAGAGCACCTTTATAACATTCAATATTGGTTTTGTTATATTTCTTTATGTAGATTTGTATCCAATAAAATAATGACACCATGAAACCTGATTTATTCCAAGCCCCAGATTATTACAATCTAGACGATTTATTAACCGAAGAACACAAACTTGTACGTGATTCTGCCCGAGCTTGGGTAAAACGAGAAGTTTCACCAATTATAGAAGAATATGCCCAAAAAGCAGAATTCCCAAAACAAATTATAAAAGGACTTGCCGAAATAGGCGGTTTTGGCCCTTACATCCCTGCCGAATATGGCGGAGCAGGATTAGACCAAATCTCTTACGGTTTAATAATGCAGGAAATTGAACGCGGTGACTCTGGTGTTCGTTCCACTTCATCGGTACAATCATCATTGGTAATGTATCCAATTTGGAAATACGGAAACGAAGAACAAAGAATGAAATATTTACCAAAACTAGCCACCGGAGAATTAATGGGTTGTTTTGGCCTGACCGAACCCAATCATGGCTCAGACCCTGGAAGTATGATTACCAATTTCAAAGACATGGGAAATCATTATCTTTTGACTGGTGCCAAAATGTGGATTTCAAATGCTCCATTTGCAGATATTGCCATTGTCTGGGCAAAAGATGAAGAAGGAAGAATACACGGTTTAATTGTAGAACGCGGAATGGAAGGTTTTACAACACCCGAAACCCATAACAAATGGTCATTGAGAGCTTCCTCTACTGGAGAACTAATTTTTGATAATGTGAAAGTTCCCAAAGAGAATTTATTACCAAATAAATCTGGATTGGGAGCACCATTGGGCTGTTTGGATTCAGCTCGTTACGGAATTGCCTGGGGAGCTATTGGTGCGGCCATGGACTGTTACGATACTGCTTTGCGCTATGCGAAAGAAAGAATTCAGTTCGAGAAACCTATTGCCGGGACTCAATTGCAACAAAAGAAATTGGCCGAAATGATTACTGAAATCACCAAAGCGCAATTACTGACCTGGCGACTTGGTGTTTTAAGAAATGAAGGACGAGCAACATCTGCCCAAATATCGATGGCCAAAAGAAACAATGTAGACATGGCGCTTAACATTGCCCGCGAAGCAAGACAAATATTGGGAGGAATGGGAATTACCGGTGAATATTCTATCATGCGTCATATGATGAACCTCGAATCGGTAATTACATACGAAGGAACACACGATATTCACTTATTAATCACAGGATTTGACATAACCGGAATTTCGGCTTTCAAATAAAATTTAGCCCTTAGTAATTAGTAGTGAACTACAAAAAGTACTTGAAGCTCTTTGAAAACAAGGAGCTTTTTTTACAAAAAAAATCCGGTTTTCAGAATATAACTAAAAACCGGGATTTTCATCTCAATATTTATTTTAACTTTCCGGAGCTAATTCCAACTCTAGCCCTTCAAGACTCTCAGTTATTGGAATTTGGCAACCCAAACGGCTATTAGATTTTACGTAAAAAGCTTCAGAAAGCATTGCCTCCTCATCTTCACCCATTTCTGGTAGCGATACATCATTAAGAACATAACACTGGCAAGATGCACACATAGCCATCCCACCGCAAGTTCCTTCTACCGGAAGCTCATAGGCTTTACACAATTCCATTATGTTCATCGCCATATCTGTTGGCGCTTGCAATTCATGAACAACTCCTTCTCTATCTTTAATTTTTATTAAAACGTCCATTTATATATTTTATCATTTTATTAAAAAAATCGGAGTCGTTTAAAACTTCGATTAATCTTTTATTGTAAGATCTAATGCGTAATCTTTGTTATTGTCTTTGTTATGAATTTTCAAACCGATAACGTCTGCTTGGTTCACAACAAAAATTACTTTTACATTTGGTGTATATGCTCCCTCAATGGTTTTAAAAACAAATTTTCCTTCGTAAGTCATATTCACCAAACCATTTTTTTCTGTTTTGGTTTTAATCAGCACGGGTGATGACAATTCTGCCGTTGTGTAGGCACTTTTATCAAGCATTTTAGCTTTACCGCCGCTAAGTTCGGTCAAAAATTCAGCATTTGCAATTTTCAACTGTCCCTGTCTGTTTGACGAAACATTAATCATTGAACCGTAATTAGCTTCGGCCCATTCTTCATCGACCATTACGTGGGTTTTTGAAACATAAGCTTCCTGAATTGGTTCTTGTCCGTAATTTTTAATGAAACATAAAAATAGAATAACTAATAAATAGTACTTTTTCATAATTCAAATTTTGTAGGTTAATGCTACAAATGTAAATTTTTATTTGAAAAACCGAATAAAAAGAACTTGAATTATTACTACTATTTTTTACATATATCAAAATAAACTACAAAAATATTGATTATTCGCTAATGATAATCCTGCAAAA belongs to Flavobacterium gilvum and includes:
- a CDS encoding acyl-CoA dehydrogenase family protein encodes the protein MKPDLFQAPDYYNLDDLLTEEHKLVRDSARAWVKREVSPIIEEYAQKAEFPKQIIKGLAEIGGFGPYIPAEYGGAGLDQISYGLIMQEIERGDSGVRSTSSVQSSLVMYPIWKYGNEEQRMKYLPKLATGELMGCFGLTEPNHGSDPGSMITNFKDMGNHYLLTGAKMWISNAPFADIAIVWAKDEEGRIHGLIVERGMEGFTTPETHNKWSLRASSTGELIFDNVKVPKENLLPNKSGLGAPLGCLDSARYGIAWGAIGAAMDCYDTALRYAKERIQFEKPIAGTQLQQKKLAEMITEITKAQLLTWRLGVLRNEGRATSAQISMAKRNNVDMALNIAREARQILGGMGITGEYSIMRHMMNLESVITYEGTHDIHLLITGFDITGISAFK
- a CDS encoding four helix bundle protein, which produces MEKPYDLEERTFLFAKQCRIYIQKLPKTISNIEDGKQLVRSSGSVGANYIEANEKLGEKDLNFRLKIARKEAKESKYWLRLLQELNPEYKESSEALLFEIEELRKILSAIITKINSNTKIPNSK
- the rimM gene encoding ribosome maturation factor RimM (Essential for efficient processing of 16S rRNA), whose protein sequence is MRKEDCFYLGKIAKKFSFKGEVLAYLDTDEPELYENLESVFVECNKHLVPFFIENSSLHKNDFLRISFEDINTEEAADALIGNDLYLPLKMLPKLSGNKFYFHEVIGFEVEDKRLGYVGDIQSINDTTAQPLFEVLKDGTEILIPMIDHFLIKVDRENKKIIMDLPEGLIEMYL
- a CDS encoding 30S ribosomal protein S16 produces the protein MSVKIRLQRHGKKGKPFYWVVAADARSKRDGRYLEKIGTYNPNTNPATIELDLDSAVKWLHNGAQPTDTAKAILSYKGALLKHHLDGGIRKGALTQEQADAKLAAWLEAKAGKVDAKKDGLSKAQADAKAKALKAEQEVNAKRIADAAAAQAEAEAAAAATEEVVAEAEEAPAAEENNETTEA
- a CDS encoding 2Fe-2S iron-sulfur cluster-binding family protein, translated to MDVLIKIKDREGVVHELQAPTDMAMNIMELCKAYELPVEGTCGGMAMCASCQCYVLNDVSLPEMGEDEEAMLSEAFYVKSNSRLGCQIPITESLEGLELELAPES
- a CDS encoding carbohydrate porin, which codes for MKTPLTLFLFSFSLILFAQTPSISNKKFSLGSYGRAGIAYSLGSSNSEYPQTLNLNGMGSIGGRFEENDYFELAAAMHFEPTIAGAEKTKINVQSRFAFYTTQGQLIGNVSNKSIGGITTSLPELYAEANNIMGSEWSVWLGARLNRYDDIHIIDHFYFDDHSGQGIGVKHKNTQLSAIFTGSIDTTSTLPPNFYLNIVNGTPTLGLRNRYVWILEHSIPINKGYVKLLSEYQRLPSGTAQGQNSFYNYPADNGYVFGAKYYKGISTKLPGSFNALSARYGTGIANGGDGGSSRTYVTYGGPNLETNSFKKAYSLALTETFLLNINKNYSLNGYAVYTKSRGASDSINKTPDYLGKRLLFNRKQDIALGARGTWYIKNWLHLLHEFDLAWRKDGTQDFAQMTKFTLAPTLVPTSVRDVWERPHFRIVYSVARYNKFAADNLYSSYLAQSGTKRWGQYIGAKVEWWIW
- a CDS encoding tRNA1(Val) (adenine(37)-N6)-methyltransferase, with protein sequence MFSFKKFVVEQDRCAMKIGTDGVLLGAWTPIENNPFSILDIGTGTGIIALMLAQRSHAEQIDALEIDDEAYEQATDNFENSPWSDRLFCFHAGLDEFVEEPEDEYDLIVSNPPFYSEDYKTENEQRDLARFQDAMPFEDLIEAAALLLSENGIFSVIIPFKEEEIFLALAAAYELHPIKITRVKGTPTSEIKRSLLAFCRNENDTVLEEELTIETARHIYTPEYIELTKDFYLKM